tttgtttttaaattgaattgtgTGATAGTAGTCATGCCAACCATTTAATCATTATCCATATTAGTACATTAATAGTTATATAAAACGAAacgttttgattttttcaacaatatacCATTaagacaaacaaaatatattgttcatcattcaaaaatttaaaaactatttatacttaattttaaataagttaagTGGGaaccaaattcaaatccaataACGTGTATATTACTGTTCCACCTAaatccaatatttttattattaggtATGAGTGTTTGatataatgattaatatattgGTTGCTTGaaatcataatataattataatcgatttattaaaaaaaataattacattgtcCTCCTccaaaatttagtgtaattatatgttaatCTTTTGTGATTaggaaaattgtatttagtaCTCTTGAGGCTCCTGTTCATTTAGCGGATAGATCAATCTATTAGCCAAACTTCacagaatttatatatattaacaaaaaaaaaaattgaataaaaattcacatttacctttgattgacttattaatgaTTCATTgtaggtaatttttttttttttttatgatcaaaattaccCTACTCATCGCATGCATTAACTTGTGAAAATGtgtaaggataatttggttaaaaaaaattatttgatatgtaataaaatcagtaataagtcaatggGGAGGGGGATagatattgatttttattcaattttttttgttaatatcaacaaattcgaaaATTTGATCAACAGAGAGATCTATTTGTTAACGTCAgatatattagatgtaattttttaaatcagataaaatatatatatatatatataattagaccaagtttaaaaaaaagaaacgtAATTGTCCTTAGAAAGAGGAAATCGTAAATAGTAATTCCAAACTTAAAAAGTTATACATAATTCTGATGGTTTGAAGTGAATTGAGAAAGAAAGGCATTTGGTCCAGAGGATTATGAGGACACAAGTGGGAACCTTATcctagtttttcttttacagtTGTCCAATTATTTTCCCACCCTCATCAAACTATTTtaattctctttattttataagatttaaaatgaaataaatatttatatatttgataaattttgaatatttaattttaatgttttctttttgagtTTAATTTCAACCTTAATCGTTAGATTAAAACATGGAGTGACTTTTTGTGTTGTcgttaagaattttttttattttgaaattagaaaaaagaagaaaagaattttcCTGTTTATTATTCTCATGAGACCACTGTACGAGAAAAGTGCCAAACAGACCGACCTTTTACCAAAAGTTCCAACAAGAACGCGCTTTCCCCTTTCTTCTCGCACACAGAGGGAGTCGAGATTCAAGAATGTGAGACTGGTGTGTTGATTCTTTCTCTGTCTGAGCACgcaaagaaggaagaaaagatgaagaaaaagCCACCCACTCGGATCCCAtcaccaccaccgccaccgCTGTCATCTTCCCAGGACGAGGAGCTGATGATGGACCCGGTACTACCCACTGATTTGATCATCAACATCCTCTTAAGGCTGCCTGTGAAATCCCTAGGTAAGTTCAAGTGTGTTTCGAAGCAATGGCTTCAGTTAATCACGGACCCACACTTCATTTCTATGCATAGGGAGCTCTGCCTGCACTCCCCTAATCTACTGTTAGTCAAAACTGTTGCCGTTTTGCAAGAAGCTCACATGAAAAGATGCACAAGGGTTGATCTTTGTTCGTTGAACTTTGATGGGTCTTGCAAGAATCTTGACTTCTCCTTGTATCTAGAGGATGATGAGAAGAACATTGAGATGTTGCCTTCTAAGTGGGATCTAATTTGCTTTGTGAGTGAGAGTGGGTTTTATGCTTGTAATCCTAGTACTCAGGTGATGATGAAATTGCCTGAGGCCAGTTGTTGTACCTCGGGGGAGGTGAACGCGGGGATGGGGTATGTGAAGGAGAGGGATGAGTATGTGTTGGTGCATTTGTTTGATAGGAGCTTGGATATACATGTGGATTATGACATTGGTTGTGAGGTTTTGAGGTTGAGAGACGGGAAAGATTGCTCGTGGAAGGTGGTGAATGCGAATTGTCCATTTGTCGTTCGGGGCTGGGGAGTGTTGGTGGAGAATGTGTTCTATTGGATGATTTGGGATGAGTACAATCAGCCAGGGGATGAGGCCATTGTGTCCTTTGATCTTGAAAAGGAGGAGTTTGGTACCGTATCTCCTCCTGAAGGTTGTTTCGACCCCAACGGTGCCTGGTCCCTGGTGGAATTAGGAGGGAGATTATGCTTAGTGGACAATATGGCACGGCCTCTAACTATGGATATTTGGGTGTTGAAGGATTTTGAGAATCAACTTTGGGTTCGGGAATATAGTATtaatatgaatgcatataCTAACGACATGCTGAAATTTGTTATTCCGTTCGATTACCGAGATGGGAAGATATTGATGGATGCAAAGCAAGAGAGTCTTGACTACTATGATGTGAAGAAGAAGCAGATCAGAAGGATGGACCATTTGATTGCAGGGGAGTGGACTTGGCTTCGGCTTTACACTGaaagtttcttttccttgggAAGCAAATAGATGTACGATGCTTGATGCCAGTTTTTATTTGGCACTTCATCTGTTTGTCTATAATTAGTATCGTTTCTTGTTTTACAATGCATTGTCTGGTTTGCAGGTTAAATTCAAGTTATGGGGGGTTTTCCATTAAGTTTCTAAAACCTCCAACCAGAAAATACGTTAGTAATGCTTATTTTGGATATCTTTCCTTAGATTATCGTTTTAGTGGTCTTTCGGCAGCTTTGGTATTATCTTGAAAGTGTGATTAGGTGCCATATGATGCGAAAGGAAattgtatttggattgaattGTCTTACTTTCTGTtttgtttcaataaattcGTTTCAATTCTTGACATTTTCTGTCTGCTGTGCGTAAATCATGAGCTCCTGGTAACGGCAAAAGGAATTCAATTTTGTCTCCTCGAACTGCATTTAAGTTCAGTCAATCGTACTAGATTCTGCCTATTAAGGTATCTATTCATATCTTGTCTTTCCTTACAATCATCTAAACTTGTAATCTTTGACattattataagaaattgTTGTGCCTTTCATGTCAAACAGACACAGCTTGCTCTTGAAACATTAAGGTGGACGATGAAATGCATTCATGTTACTATTTCCTTTCCTTCTTGTTTTGCATTCCATCTTCCCTAGTCGCCGGCTTTTTATTGAAAATCCCAGTTTGTGCGACTAATGTAAGAGTCCGATGTCAAGCTGTGTATCTGCTGAGTTCAAGTCATTTCACGTGACAAttgcttgaaaattttagttctttatcATTTTGGATTGTCGACATCTTTTAGGACTGACTTTACAGTGATTAACAATACCGTCCTTTGCGACCAAGCTCGCATCATTTGTTCAAGGTGTACGATGAATCTTACATTTGTACAGACACGACAGGGTAAAGGGGAGGCTAAAAACTGTCTGCAGGATGAGGTTTCTGGAGGACAAGTTGTTTTAAGGTATGATCCTCAGTCTCAATATTCATTTGGTGAAGAATTTCCATACGTCTTTTCTGGAAAGTGAAGAAGTGTTTGCAGTTTGATCTTTCATTATTCCTGGTAGTTGTTACTTTTGCTTCATTATAGTACATTAG
The nucleotide sequence above comes from Sesamum indicum cultivar Zhongzhi No. 13 linkage group LG11, S_indicum_v1.0, whole genome shotgun sequence. Encoded proteins:
- the LOC105173870 gene encoding F-box protein At4g19940-like; translation: MKKKPPTRIPSPPPPPLSSSQDEELMMDPVLPTDLIINILLRLPVKSLGKFKCVSKQWLQLITDPHFISMHRELCLHSPNLLLVKTVAVLQEAHMKRCTRVDLCSLNFDGSCKNLDFSLYLEDDEKNIEMLPSKWDLICFVSESGFYACNPSTQVMMKLPEASCCTSGEVNAGMGYVKERDEYVLVHLFDRSLDIHVDYDIGCEVLRLRDGKDCSWKVVNANCPFVVRGWGVLVENVFYWMIWDEYNQPGDEAIVSFDLEKEEFGTVSPPEGCFDPNGAWSLVELGGRLCLVDNMARPLTMDIWVLKDFENQLWVREYSINMNAYTNDMLKFVIPFDYRDGKILMDAKQESLDYYDVKKKQIRRMDHLIAGEWTWLRLYTESFFSLGSK